The Halostella litorea region ACGCCCGCTCCGCGTCACTCAGGTTGCCGCGGCCGCGGAACTCGGCCATGCCCGCGCGGTAACGCTCGGCGCTCCGGTCGCCGGGGCGCTCCAGCACCAGTTCGGCGATCCCGGTGGTCTCGCCGGTGTAGCCGAAGCCGGCCTTGTACAGCGCCTCGTAGGCGAACGGGTTGTTGACGGCGATCCGGACGCGCTCGTAGCCGCGGTCGGCGGCCCGGTCGGCGACGAAGTCCGCGAGGTCCGGGCCGATCCCCTCCCCCCGGAGGTCCTTGCGGACCGTGATGTAGCGGATCCACAGCGTCCCCGCGTCGGTGCGGTCCTCGTTGAACGCCGCGGCCGCGAGGACGGCGTCGTAGTCGTCGCCCTGATCGGCCGGCGTTCCGGCCTCGCCCTCACTGTCATCGTCCGCCTCGCTCAGGTCCCGATCGTCGTCCGCGCCGGGTCGGACGACTGCCTTCCCCGTGTTCGACATGACGAACTTCCCGGCGTAGCTGAACCGCTCGTAATCGAGCCGGAGGGTCGGCCCGTCGGGCGGCCAGCCGAGGAGATCGAGGTCCATACGCCGCGTTGGTTCGCGGGCCGTTTCAGCGTGGCGTTGCGGCGCTCGGCGGCGTTAGCGGCCGGCTTACTAACCCCCAACCCGTCGTCGCTCCGGCAGGAATGGGACCGCGCTTCACCACCGGCGTCGACCGGCTCGACCGCGAACTCGACGGGGGGATCCCCGCGGGGAGCGTGGTCGCGCTGTCCGCGCCGCCGGCGAGCCAGTCCGAGCGGCTGCTGTACGAGATCGCGGCCCAGCGGCGGACGCTGTACGTCACGACCGAGCGCGCCGCCGGGGCCGTCGAACGGGCGCTCCGGGAGAGCGTCAGCCCCGGGTCCGTGGAGGTGTGTGAGGTCGGGGGCGGCGACCCGCTGACCGACCTGGTCCGGGCCGTCCGCGCGCTGAACGAGCGGACCCTCGTCGTCGTCGACCCCGTCGCGCCGCTCGAACGGACGCCGAACTACCGCGCCGCGCTGACGGAACTGCGGTCGCTGCTCCGTGGGAAGGACGCCGCCGCCGTCCTCCACTGCGTCGACGGCCGGGCCGTGCCGGACGGGCGCGACGCCACCGAGTACATGGCCGACGTGATCTTCGACCTCGCCGTCGACGTCCACAGGAACCAGCTTCGAACCCGGCTCACGGTGCCGAAGCTCCGGGGCGGCGACGCCCCGCGGGACGCGCTCAGGCTGGACTTCAAACGGCGCGTAACGGTGGACAACAGCCGCGACATCGCGTGAGGCGTTCGGAGGGCTTGCGCCCGCCGGAGCCGCAAACGCCGCATAACAATGGGGCAAAGCGGTGCGGACGGTGGTATGGGTGCCACGAACCACTCCGACCTGACGGCCGCGGCCGACCCCGCGGTGTCGATAACCGTCGTCGTCGCGGGCGTCCGCGTCGAGAAGGCCGTCGTCACGGACGCCTTCCCCGTGCCGGTGGTCGCGCTCTCGGTCGACTCGCTCCACGACGACCCCGCGACCGTCCGCATCGTCGACGAAGTGCCGGCGAGCGTGCCGCTCGCGGACCTGGGCAACGGCGGCTGGGAGACCGTCGACGACGAGCGGATCGCCTGGTCCGGACGGCTCGCCGCCGGCGAGGAACTGGTGACGACGTACGGCGTCGACGCCGACGCCGCCGACGCGGACGCGCTGGAGACGCCGCCGACCGTCGAGGCCGTCGAACCGGAGCCGTAACCGCGGTCGGTCGACCGGACGCCCGTCAGTCGAGCATGTCCTCGGTGATCGTGTTCGGGAGGAGTTCGCCGAGCGTGTACTCCGCGATGCCGTCGCCCTCGTCACAGAGGACGACGAAGTCCTCGTCGCAGAACTCCGCGAACGTCTGCCGGCACCGGCCGCAGGGCGTGACGCCGTCGCGCTTGGCCGAACTCACCGCCACGCGCACGAACTCGGTCTGGCCGTCGTGGATCGCGTGTGCGACCGCGACGCCCTCGGCGTGGAGGCTGTTGCTGTAGTTGGCGTTCTCGATGTTACAGCCGGTGTACACCGAGCCGTCGGCGGTTTCGAGGGCCGCCCCGACGGGGTACTCCGAGTACGGCACGTGTGCGGTCTGGTGGGCCTCGCGGGCGCGCTCGATGAGTTCGCGGTCTTCCATGCGACGGGGTTCGGCCACGGGGGAGAAGTAAGCACCGGCAGCGGTCGGACGGGACGACTAGCGCGGCCGCCCGCTCACTGCCCGACGGCGTCCTCGACCGTCCCGCGGGCCGTCTCGATGAGGTCGTCGACGTCGTCGCTCTCGGCGTAGATCCGGACGTACGGCTCGGTGCCGCTCGGCCGCACCAGCACCCACGAGCCGTCCGGTAGTTCCACCCGGACGCCGTAGTCGGTGTTCGCGTCGCCGTCGGGGAACCGCTCCGGAAGGCTCGTCGCCAGCCGCTCCATCGCCGCTTCCTTGCGATCGTCCGGGCACTCGACGCTGACCTTCCGGTAGGGCCGTTCGGTCACCGGCTCGCGGAGCGGCGCGACGCCGCCGGCGTCGACGACCAGCCCCGAGATGACGGCCGCGCTGGTCACGCCGTCGATCCAGCCGCCGAAGGCCGTGTGGATGTGCTTCCAGGGTTCGGCGGCGAAGGCGACTTCGGTCCCCTCGTCGCCGGCCGCGCGCTCACGGGCGATGCCCTCGTGGAGCGCGCCCAGCCGGACCCGCTCGACGCGGCCGCCTGCGGCGCGGACCCGCTCGTCGATCCGGGCGGAGGCGTTCGGCGTCGTGACGACGACGGGGTCGGTCGCATCGCTCGCCGCGGTGTAGTGATTCGCCAGCACCGCCAGCACGGTGTCCTCGTGGACGACGTCGCCGTCCGGCCCGACGATCACGATCCGGTCGGCGTCGCCGTCGTGGCCGATCCCCACGTCGTGGCCCTCGCGGACGAACTCCCGGAGGTCCGCGAGCGACTCCGGCGTCGGCTTGCTCTCGCGGCCCGGGAAGTGGCCGTCGACGTTCGCGTTCAGCGCCGTAACGTCCGCGCCGAGCGCGCGGAGCACCTG contains the following coding sequences:
- a CDS encoding RAD55 family ATPase, whose product is MGPRFTTGVDRLDRELDGGIPAGSVVALSAPPASQSERLLYEIAAQRRTLYVTTERAAGAVERALRESVSPGSVEVCEVGGGDPLTDLVRAVRALNERTLVVVDPVAPLERTPNYRAALTELRSLLRGKDAAAVLHCVDGRAVPDGRDATEYMADVIFDLAVDVHRNQLRTRLTVPKLRGGDAPRDALRLDFKRRVTVDNSRDIA
- a CDS encoding GNAT family N-acetyltransferase, coding for MDLDLLGWPPDGPTLRLDYERFSYAGKFVMSNTGKAVVRPGADDDRDLSEADDDSEGEAGTPADQGDDYDAVLAAAAFNEDRTDAGTLWIRYITVRKDLRGEGIGPDLADFVADRAADRGYERVRIAVNNPFAYEALYKAGFGYTGETTGIAELVLERPGDRSAERYRAGMAEFRGRGNLSDAERAFVAAADTPPARA
- the cdd gene encoding cytidine deaminase, coding for MEDRELIERAREAHQTAHVPYSEYPVGAALETADGSVYTGCNIENANYSNSLHAEGVAVAHAIHDGQTEFVRVAVSSAKRDGVTPCGRCRQTFAEFCDEDFVVLCDEGDGIAEYTLGELLPNTITEDMLD
- a CDS encoding phosphohexomutase domain-containing protein; protein product: MTLFGTAGIRGPVRDDVTPELALAVGRAAGADGETFVVGRDGRVTGPALAAAVEAGLESAGADVRRVGQVPTPALAFASQGRRGVMVTASHNPPQDNGLKLFVDGVEYDRDAERTVEERVEAAGAPVDWAEWGDGERLDVLDAYRDAVADYARTTLGEGERPLDGLSVAVDCGNGMASLATPQVLRALGADVTALNANVDGHFPGRESKPTPESLADLREFVREGHDVGIGHDGDADRIVIVGPDGDVVHEDTVLAVLANHYTAASDATDPVVVTTPNASARIDERVRAAGGRVERVRLGALHEGIARERAAGDEGTEVAFAAEPWKHIHTAFGGWIDGVTSAAVISGLVVDAGGVAPLREPVTERPYRKVSVECPDDRKEAAMERLATSLPERFPDGDANTDYGVRVELPDGSWVLVRPSGTEPYVRIYAESDDVDDLIETARGTVEDAVGQ